Proteins found in one Streptomyces sp. CB09001 genomic segment:
- a CDS encoding FAD-dependent monooxygenase, with the protein MDAQVIVVGAGPAGMMLAGELRLAGVDVVVLEKLAARTGESRGLGFTARTMEVFDQRGLLSRFGDVEVSNVGHFGGLPVDFGVLDGAHQAAKSVPQSVTETVLEEWCTRLGADLRRRHEVRSVTEKEDCVEVEVNGPDGVQRLRCEYLVGCDGGRSVIRKKAGFDFPGTPSTLEMYLADVKGVDLQPRMIGETLEGGMVMVGPLPGGITRLIVCERGTPPKRREQPPTWDEVSAAWQRLTGDDISHAEPVWLSAFGDGTRQVSQYRRGRVLLAGDSAHIHLPAGGQGMNTSIQDSVNLGWKLGAVVRGRAPESLLDSYHAERHPVGERLLMNTRAQGLLFLSGPEVQPLRDVLTELIRYPEVGRHFAAMVSGLEIHYDLDGGSHPLLGRRLPDVELSGHKLLSRSTEALRAGRGVLLDLADNGRLRERARPWLDRIDVVTAAPVLPEDSALARTTSVLVRPDGYVAWAAPGSHADLPMALERWFGSAR; encoded by the coding sequence ATGGACGCACAAGTCATCGTCGTGGGCGCCGGGCCGGCCGGCATGATGCTCGCGGGCGAGCTGCGGCTCGCGGGCGTCGACGTCGTCGTACTGGAGAAACTCGCCGCACGCACCGGAGAGTCACGGGGCCTCGGCTTCACCGCACGCACCATGGAGGTCTTCGACCAGCGGGGCCTGCTGTCCCGCTTCGGGGACGTCGAGGTCAGCAACGTGGGCCATTTCGGGGGCCTGCCGGTGGACTTCGGCGTGCTGGACGGCGCCCACCAGGCGGCCAAGAGCGTCCCGCAGTCGGTCACCGAGACCGTGCTGGAGGAGTGGTGCACCCGGCTCGGCGCCGACCTGCGGCGCCGCCACGAGGTGCGGTCCGTCACGGAGAAGGAGGACTGCGTCGAGGTCGAGGTGAACGGCCCCGACGGAGTTCAGCGGCTGCGCTGCGAGTACCTGGTCGGCTGCGACGGCGGCCGCTCGGTGATCCGCAAGAAGGCCGGCTTCGACTTCCCCGGCACGCCCTCGACCCTGGAGATGTACCTCGCCGACGTCAAGGGCGTGGACCTGCAACCGCGGATGATCGGCGAGACCCTGGAAGGCGGCATGGTCATGGTCGGCCCGCTGCCCGGCGGGATCACCCGGCTGATCGTGTGCGAGCGCGGCACCCCGCCCAAGCGGCGCGAGCAGCCCCCGACCTGGGACGAGGTCTCCGCCGCCTGGCAGCGGCTGACCGGCGACGACATCTCGCACGCCGAACCGGTGTGGCTGTCGGCCTTCGGCGACGGCACGCGGCAGGTCTCTCAGTACCGGCGCGGCCGGGTCCTCCTGGCCGGCGACTCCGCCCACATCCACCTCCCGGCCGGCGGCCAGGGCATGAACACCAGCATCCAGGACTCGGTGAACCTCGGCTGGAAGCTCGGCGCCGTGGTGCGCGGCCGGGCCCCCGAGTCGCTGCTCGACAGCTACCACGCCGAACGCCACCCGGTCGGGGAGCGGCTGCTGATGAACACCCGGGCCCAGGGACTGCTGTTCCTGTCCGGACCCGAGGTGCAGCCGCTGCGCGACGTACTGACCGAACTGATCCGCTACCCCGAGGTCGGCCGGCACTTCGCGGCGATGGTCTCGGGCCTGGAGATCCACTACGACCTCGACGGCGGCTCCCACCCGCTGCTCGGCCGCCGCCTGCCCGACGTGGAGCTGAGCGGCCACAAGCTGCTGTCCCGCAGCACCGAGGCGCTGCGGGCCGGGCGCGGTGTGCTGCTGGACCTCGCCGACAACGGCCGGCTGCGCGAGCGGGCCCGGCCCTGGCTGGACCGGATCGACGTGGTCACCGCCGCCCCCGTACTGCCCGAGGACAGCGCCTTGGCCCGCACCACCTCCGTACTGGTCCGCCCCGACGGCTACGTGGCCTGGGCGGCCCCCGGCAGCCACGCCGACCTGCCCATGGCCCTGGAGCGCTGGTTCGGATCGGCCCGCTGA
- a CDS encoding TcmI family type II polyketide cyclase, whose product MHSTLIVARMDPGSSTEVARLFGEFDGTEMPHLMGTRRRQLFAYRGLYFHLQDFDGDNGGELIEQAKTDDRFVRISEDLKPFIQAYDPATWRSPADALATRFYDWEGRA is encoded by the coding sequence ATGCACAGCACGTTGATCGTCGCCCGGATGGACCCGGGCAGCAGCACCGAGGTCGCCCGGCTCTTCGGCGAGTTCGACGGCACCGAGATGCCCCACCTGATGGGCACCCGGCGCCGCCAGCTCTTCGCCTACCGCGGCCTCTACTTCCACCTTCAGGACTTCGACGGTGACAACGGCGGAGAGCTGATCGAGCAGGCGAAGACCGACGACAGGTTCGTGCGGATCAGCGAGGACCTCAAGCCGTTCATCCAGGCGTACGACCCGGCGACCTGGCGCTCGCCCGCCGACGCCCTCGCCACCCGCTTCTACGACTGGGAGGGCCGGGCGTGA
- a CDS encoding beta-ketoacyl-[acyl-carrier-protein] synthase family protein translates to MSARRVVITGVGVTAPGGVGRKNFWSLLSEGRTATRGITFFDPSAFRSRVAAEIDFDPEEHGLSPQEIRRMDRAAQLAVVTAREALADSGLDLSGADPYRVGVTIGSAVGATMGLDQEYRVVSDGGRLDLVDHRYAVPHLYNYLVPSSLAAEVAWAAGAEGPATVVSTGCTSGLDSVGHAVELIREGSACAVVAGATDAPISPITLACFDAIKATTPRNDDPEHASRPFDGTRNGFVLGEGSAVFVLEELEAARRRGAHIYAEIAGYASRCNAFHMTGLRPDGAEMAEAITVALDEARLNPEDVDYINAHGSGTKQNDRHETAAFKKSLGDHAYRTPVSSIKSMVGHSLGAIGSIEIAASVLAMEHGVVPPTANLHTPDPECDLDYVPLTAREHRTDAVLTVGSGFGGFQSAMVLARPERSAA, encoded by the coding sequence GTGAGCGCCAGACGAGTGGTCATCACGGGCGTCGGCGTCACCGCGCCCGGCGGGGTGGGCCGGAAGAACTTCTGGAGCCTGCTCAGCGAGGGCCGCACCGCCACCCGGGGGATCACCTTCTTCGACCCCTCCGCCTTCCGGTCCCGGGTCGCCGCCGAGATCGACTTCGACCCCGAGGAACACGGGCTGAGTCCCCAGGAGATCCGCCGGATGGACCGGGCGGCCCAACTGGCGGTGGTCACCGCCCGCGAGGCGCTCGCCGACAGCGGACTCGACCTGTCCGGCGCCGACCCGTACCGGGTCGGGGTCACCATCGGAAGCGCGGTCGGCGCCACCATGGGCCTCGACCAGGAGTACCGCGTCGTCAGCGACGGCGGCCGGCTCGACCTGGTGGACCACCGGTACGCCGTGCCGCACCTGTACAACTACCTCGTGCCCAGCTCCCTGGCCGCCGAGGTGGCGTGGGCGGCGGGCGCCGAGGGCCCGGCCACGGTCGTCTCCACCGGCTGCACCTCCGGGCTCGACTCCGTCGGGCACGCCGTGGAGCTGATCCGCGAGGGTTCGGCGTGCGCCGTGGTGGCCGGGGCCACCGACGCGCCCATCTCACCGATCACCCTGGCCTGCTTCGATGCCATCAAGGCCACCACTCCCCGCAACGACGACCCGGAACACGCCTCGCGGCCCTTCGACGGCACGCGCAACGGTTTCGTGCTCGGCGAGGGCTCCGCGGTGTTCGTGCTGGAGGAGCTGGAGGCCGCCCGGCGGCGCGGCGCACACATCTACGCCGAGATCGCCGGCTACGCCTCGCGCTGCAACGCCTTCCACATGACGGGCCTGCGCCCGGACGGCGCCGAGATGGCCGAGGCCATCACGGTCGCGCTGGACGAGGCCCGGCTCAACCCCGAGGACGTCGACTACATCAACGCGCACGGTTCGGGCACCAAGCAGAACGACCGCCACGAGACCGCCGCCTTCAAGAAGAGCCTGGGCGACCACGCCTACCGGACGCCGGTGTCCTCCATCAAGTCCATGGTCGGACACTCGCTCGGTGCGATCGGCTCGATCGAGATCGCCGCCTCGGTCCTCGCCATGGAGCACGGCGTGGTGCCGCCGACGGCCAACCTGCACACCCCCGACCCCGAGTGCGACCTCGACTACGTACCGCTGACGGCGCGCGAGCACCGCACCGACGCGGTACTGACCGTCGGCAGCGGGTTCGGCGGCTTCCAGAGCGCGATGGTGCTCGCCCGACCGGAGAGGAGCGCCGCATGA